GATGACTACTGAGACTTGATAGAAATGCCAAGATACCAGGAACGGTTATTGATTGGTATTTCCTGGTTGCAATCTACATTATGTCTACTCTTTAAATTAAGAGAACAGtaataataagagaaatgtaTAATATGACCCCTATGTGTATAACATCataatatatttgagaaaagtaCTGCAatattcctctcttctctcttataAAAGTTACTTgaaggggcctgggtggctcagtcagtaagcatccactcttgatttcggctcaggtcatgatctcatggtggtgagatcgagccccctgtcaggctccgcactggacGTGAACAATCTttagatattctctctctccctctccctctgcccccagctcacGCAAACTTGGGAGTGCCCTCACTCcctctcaaaaattaaataaataaataaataaataaataaataaataaataaataaataaaagttacttgtAGCCTGGCTTTTCCATCCCTGAGGCAGAGTGTCTCAACCTTGGCACAGTTCATAATTGTGGTTGGATAATTCTTAGGCAGGATAATTCTTTATGGTGGGAGGTGGTTCTGTGCGCTGTGGGACCTTTAGCAGCTCGAgcctctacctactagatgccagtagcgcCCTCTAGTGGTGACAACCAAACTGCAGTCATAAAGATGGGCTATGGACTGGGTGTATTCAATCCATAGAGGGCAAACAGCAAAATTCCTGGAAAGATTTCACAAAACATACTTAGatgtctcctccttcctccttcctcccacccccggGGATTTATGAGGACTGTGGGGCCCACTTGCATCCTCTTAGTAAAAAACAGCTCCTTCAGATTCTGAACACTGCTTGATATCCCTAACATCTGATGcatgttttttaaagtagaaagcctatttcattatttctagtcataaaagtaatgcatattgattttttaattagaaaattccaaaaatgaggggaaaaaaaaagagaaagctccACTCTTTCCAACAATCTCACCACTCAACGGACATTTGGGTCTAAGCGTTTTCCTGGACCTCACTCCAGAACTGGCATCTTCCATGAGCTCAGTTTTCCTGATCTGCATTTTTAAGGAATGTGGAAGGGCAATGAAATAAGACTTAGGCCTCTGGGTCTGTGTCCTCGCAGCTGTCACCCACCAGGGTAGCTCACCTCAGCATGTAGGCCGTGGTGGGCAGAAGGACGGCCGAGCACCTGGCCATTGCCATGGCAACGATGCCCTCATCACTCACTTCTTCCAGGTGACTGATcgcctgggctcccagctcagccccgAGCTAAGCGGAACGGGCAGAGAGAAAGGTTTcaccaacagcaacaacaatcaACAGAGGGACAGAACATTGGTTTCCCTGCAAAACTAAACAGCACTGTTTGTCATTAAAATGTGTTGGCAACTGCCTCTGCCAAGCACAAGCCCCCAGAGGGGTAAAAGGTTTGTGATGGACATTCATTTGAAAATTAGCTAGTGTGCTACTTCAAAAACTATCCTTAAATCCAAGTgcttactggggcgcctgggtggctcagtcgttaagcatctgcctttggctcaggtcataatcccagtgtACTGGGATCGAgaaccacattgggctccctgctcggcaggaggcctgcttctccctctcccacgccccctgcttgtgttcctgctctcgctatctctctctctctctgtgaaataaataaatttttaaagatcttaagaaaaaaaagaaaaaaagtctgggCTCAGCTGTTAGAAGAAAACCAGGGGGAGGTAACGCTATGATGATAATGAGAACATGGCATCAAAGTGGGTTTCTTCTCAGCAtgacacatttacacacacacacacacacacacacacagtgccccAGGCTGAAAGGTGATTATGTTAAGCAttccaaggaaagagaaaggagactcATTGTCGATCTTACCCCGTGGCCCAGGGAGGCAGCGATGCCCAtgccagggcaggagggagccgGCCCCTCGTCAGCAGCTAGCTCGGGTCTAAGAGCATTCTGGTTTGGTGCTCTGGGGAGTCGGATGCTCCACAGACTCTGCTCCCCAGGCAAGCTTCCTTCTAACCTTGGAATCACCTTCACTTTCCCAAACTCGATTTGGTCATCCTGGGTATTGACCTCTGTTTAATTCACCAGTTCACTCTCTACAACCCAAGTATCTTGTTGACCACCCAGctcacattcattcaacaaacattccacaaatatttactcagGAAAGGCCACCTGtctaccaggcactgtgctaacctCCAGGGATAGGGCTGTGAAGGCACAGGGACAGTCCAGGAGGGATCTCAGAGACAATTTGAACACGGTgggacaggcagaggaagggacTGTAACTCATTCTTGGAGAGGTTTGGGAAGGATGCCAGAGAAGTGGTAGCTAAGAGGAAACACAGAGCGGAGTTAGAGTTAGCCAGGCAAGGGGTGTTCAGATGAGAGAAGGCACGTCCAGAGGCGTGGGATATCGGGTGTCCTAACACTATTTATGGTGGCTGCCCATGGTCAAGAGGGCAGGGGacgggaagggggaggagagaaagaggaagatggGAGGCAAGCAAGAGCTAGATCCGGGGAAGCCTATGGCTGTGGAGTTTGAAATTTGTCCTGCCAGCTTGGGTGAGCCTTTCAGTGCTTTCCAGcaccagagaggaagagaagatgcACGGAGGGCAGGGATTAAAGGAACAGATTAAAGTGCGGGCAAGCttggacacagggagaagagctATTGCAGGAGTCCAGCTGAGAGCCGCTGATGGTGGTCTGAACTAGGCGGTGGGCGGGGAGAGAAGTGGACCTAGACATCCTCAGCAGGCAAACCTGGAGGCCTTGCTGGTTAACCGAAATGTGACAGGCAAGGGGGAGAGGAGACCAAGTGACATCCAAGTTTTTCGCTTAGGCAATCTGTACATAATGGGGTCATTCACTGGACAGGAAACACAGGACCAGATCTGGAAGCGATATTAAGAGGTCACATTGGACGTGTTGTGGTGGAGACACGTGTGGAGTGTCCACATCTGTATTTATGCCCCAAGGGCAGTTGTTTATTTCACTCTAGGGCTTAGAGAGACATCTCGACTCACAACTGCGGGGACTGTGTCTGTCTTACTCACTGCTGAattctcagtgcctggcacatagcagacacTCCAGTGTTTGTCGAaagcatgaataaatgaatctgagCAAGACACAGAGATCAGAAGAGCATCCTGTGACTATTAATGGTGTGCTCTAGCAACGTTCACCTGGATGCTGCCACAGACAGACCCTAGCAGCTACATGTGCAATCGGTCGACTCTGCCAGTGTGGCTTTGTGTGCCAACCAAAATAGGGTATGGATTTGCTAAACAAGATCACAAAAGTGCTTCTTTTTCTACTAATCCCACCAGCCGGCGATCATACAAGTAAATGAGCagcaaaaaagtaaatttctaaCAGAGGTCTGGGATTTCAAGGCTCTACCGGACCAATCCACACATTGTTCAGACAGATTTCCCCATTCTCTGTCTTTTCAGAAGGCTCCTCCCACCTCTGAGAAAACTAATTAAGTTTTCCATAGCATGAGTGTtaacaaaggaaaagcaaaagatcaaccaCACCTCGGCAGCCTTCATCGGGTGCAGCTCATCCCCATGGAAGTTAATCTGTAATCCCATCTCTTTTCCACTTTGAAGAATCCTTCTGGTGGAGCTGAGATCAAAGACGCCCTTCTCACAGAACACATCTATATTGTCCACATGGATTTCCCCACTTCTGCCAAGCTCCTTCAGCTTCGGGAGGTGGCTATTGATGATTTCATCAGCAGCCTCCGGAGCAGTCTTTCCTCTGGGGGAAGAAAATGAGGTTACATGggggttcttctttttttttaattaaagaaagggTTTTCCGGCACTCGAAGAATCTCACAAACTATAGGCAAATGACCTCAAGCCTCAAAAAGGTAGAGAAATAATCAAAGCAATAACTCAAGAGTCTTAACAATGAGGACACAGCAGAGATGTTGGCAAGACCTCTGTAGGCACTGACTCTGTACACAGAGACTCAAAGGGCTCATCCATTTCTGCCCCAGCCGTGTTGCCTTCGAGAATGTCAGCAAGGCCAGCCGGCTGAAAAACTGAATCTGCTTGCCAAGGACACTTAGAGGGCATCCTGGATGCTTccctaacaacacaactgtatgCTTCTTAGCTGGCCCTTGTGATCactctgcctttttcttctaCACTGTTTCTAGAAGCATCTGCCTAAGGCTTCTTGTCTTACCATTTGGAACCACGGGGAAAGAGGATTGTGGGAGGCCCTGAAATTCTCTCTCAGATTCTGCGGTAGTTATAGATCAGAAAGGGCTGGGCTTTTGAATTCAAATAGACACAGAGCTCTACTATTTGCTGGCTATGTAACTTTGGACACATCATGTAGCCATCATTTGGCATCCTCTGAGCTGCAGACTGTATCGCTGGGGATCAAGACACAGACCTCAGAGACTCATTGGCAGATGGGAGAAAATTTCTGTAAAACTTTAGTCCTATATTTGGCACACAGAAGTCTCTTGCTCAGCAAAAGCCATTTTGGTGGGAAGACAGAAGTTAACCGTGAGGAGACAGGCGCTCACATATGTTGTTCCTAATTCTCAAAACAATCATATAGAATTATGTGTTATTTAGCTATTTTACAGATGTTCAAAAAAGTTGAGTGATGCCCTCAAAATCATGCAGTGGGAAAGTAGCAaagctggattcaaacccagatctggtATGGCTCCAAAGCCTAAGACTTCTCTACCATGTTACACTGCTATCATCCACCTTATgttctgtttgaaaaaaaaaaaaatgttttctatagaTGGATATCCCAAAAGTCTCAGTgcagttttaagttttaataatttcagaagtacaaatgctaaaaatgtacaaaaacatCATTGgaaatattatttgtttcttttctacttaattaattttgtgaatttttaataacaaatttgttaattttttattttctctgattgaAAATGGTAAACAAAAAGTTATCattaaacttatttttcaaattgcacaaaactaaataaatgtaaaaatgttatgaaactttcaaataatttctgTAAGCCTGTAGCACTTATGTATCTAAGTTACCAAAACTCAAAACAGCGCTAAGACTTTGCCCTGTTAATTTTCAagtcctggattttttttttaagattttatttatttatttgagagagagagagagaaaataagagcaaggggagggagaagcagattccctgctgagcagggagccagattaggggttagatcccaggatgctgggatcatgacctgagccaaaggcaggcacttaaccaactgagccacccaggtgcccccaagtccTAGATTTCTTTTGAACCTTTTAGTTCTGGAACTGTGGGCCTTTGGCTCTAGAAATTCCAGGACAGATAAGATGCAGATGCAGATGCAGAAAGGACAGAATTCTCTACAAGAAAGCTATATAGGAGaaactttaaataaaaggaaatctaaaAAACATTTACAAGAAAATGAACATGTCTGCTGctaaacagatgaatgaaaataaaaactattctgCGTCATCTTGACTTAAAGATTTGATCTATCTCCTACAGAGTGTTACTTTTAATCTCTAAAGTGCGATTATGTGGTCATGGGCAactatttaaagtaataaatatctggggtgcctgggtggctcagttggttaaacgactgccttcggctcaggtcatgatcctggagtcccgggatcgagtcccgcatcaggctccctgctccgcgaggggcctgcttctccctctaaccctccccgttctcatgtactctctctctctcattctcactctctcaaaataaataaataaatctttaaaaaaaataaagtaatatctGTTATTTTAAAGGATCTAGTAGGCGGCATTGCTTTCTGTTAACCGAAAGAATTTTGAacatctcctcttcctccttcatcaTTAAGGGACTAGCAAATGGATGGGTCTGGTGGGGATCACCTTCCTAAAACTACCCTTgcgaggggcacctgagtgggttggttaagcgtctgccttcggctcaggtcatgatcccagggtcctgggatcgagtcctatatcgggctccctgctcagtggggaatctgcttctccctctacctctgcccctcccccccgcttgtgctctctctctcaaataaataaataaaatcttcaaaaaaaaaaaccactcttaCGAGATGACTATTACAATCAGAACACCTTTCTAATGGCTTCTACTGAGCTCTCTCTGCAAGAACTAAAGTATGGATGCACCTCcactccccaccgcccccccccaccgcaaCACATCCCCACTTAGGTACCAGCTGACCCCTTCCTTGTTTTCAAAGCCCCCTCAATGCCCCAAGTCAAGTGCGCAAGCTGAGGTTACTTTGGCACCGAGTGAGCCCCGCAGTAGGTGGCTGAGATGCCTATGGGCAGCTGCCGCCGGGCACGCTCAATCACGCGCAGCATCTTGAGCTCTGTCTCCAGGTTGAGGCCGTATCCGCTCTTGCACTCCACCAgcgtggtccctgccctcatcaTGCGCTGCAGCCGCTCCTGGAAGGAGCAGAACAGCTCCTCCTCCGAGGCTTGGCGAGTGTGCTCCACGGTGAAGTTGATCCCTCCTCCAGCCCGGTGAATATCCATGTACGTGGCTCCTGCCAACTGAACACAGGGCTCCCCCTCAGGTTGGGCAAGGGCGGGAGGTTGCAGGCAGCTCCACAGAACCTCCACCCGGAGTGATGTTCAAAATGATATGTCAGGGACACCAGCCGATCAGAAAGGATGCTGGGGTACATGGCCATGAAGCCCCCACCCTGCCAGGGCATCTTAGGAAGGACTCGGGAGGGCAGAAATGGGAAAGGTCAGGTGGGGAGCACTTAGGGTCTCACGCAGCAGCGGCAATTTACCAACCAGCCCGgaagtatttcagtattttaacaacCCAGCTGGCTCCAGTGTGCACCAGCTAAGTCTCTGTCTAACCCTAGCTCCTATGAGAAAACAAAGCTTAGGCAATTCGGGAACCCCACTACAGTTATTCCAAATATCCACCAAAGAGCCCCGGGGGGTTTCCACCTCTCTGTGTCTGGCCACTAGAGTTTGGGGTCTGACCTCTGTCACTCAAGCAAAGAAGCTCTTCCTGGGATCCCACTGGGCTCCAGTTACTCTGGGCAGCAAGGAGTGTGACACAAACAAAGTATACCAGCCCGGGGTCTCCCAGCCAGAGTTGTCATCTGGGTTCTGCCAAGGTGAGCTGGAGAACTCACCCCGcacccttcccttctctggaccTCACGTTCCCCATCTATGTAATGAGATGCTTGGACTGCAAATCTCTAGGGTTGCTTTTTGGCTCTGCAATTGTGTGCTTTaataaagaagtcttaaaaacAGCTCTAGTTTGTTGAAGAAGGTACCCTCTGAAGAAAATTCTTAGCTGTTAGGGtatacacttgaaaaaaaaaaaaaaaacaatgcgaAGAAAAGACACggagaaaccttaaatgcatattgctaaatcaaagaagccaatctgaaaggctatatactgtatgaatCTAACCAgatgatgttctggaaaaggcagtaCAATAgacagtgaggggcgcctgggtgtcacagtcaattgaacatctgactcttggtttcggctcagatcatgatctcaggtcgtgagatcaagctccacatcaggctctgggctcagcgcggagtctgcttgggattctctttctccctctgcccctaccccccatctctaaaataaataaatctaaaaaaaaaagaaagaaagaaacagtgaaaAGGTCAGTGGTTATCAGGGTTCAGGGAGGGacggatgaataggcagagcacacaGGAATTTTAGGGCAGTTCAACCATactatatgatactataatggtggatatgtgtcattatacatttgtccaaacccacaaaATGTGCAGCACCAAGAGAAAACACCAGTAAGAACTATGGACTCTGGATAACagtgatgtgtcaatgtaggctCATCAGCTGTAACAAAGGTACtgctctggtgggggatgttgatcaTAGCGGGGGGCTGTCCATGTGTGGGGGCAGGTATGTGGGAAATCTTTGTACCTCTCACTCAACTTGGCTaggaacctaaaactgctctaaaaaataaaatctattagaAAGAAACAATGTGAAAATGGCTCcaaccatagatttgagggttgGCCCTGGCTAATTAATGACTTGTGACATAGACTACACTTTATGTTTCTTAATAAGtctcattttggggggaaaaatacaagacttaatttatttttatgattagcaatatatttttccaagtttGAACCAATGAATGGTGTGTTTCAAACTGTATCCTGGAGCCCCTTCAAAGACCCCCCAGGGGTGGAGAAGTGAaatgggagaagggaaagagaggaggaacTAGTGAGCAAGGCAGGTCAGCTCTGTGTTTGGGTCTTAGGggttttttggtaagattttatttatttatttgagagagagagagtgaggcggggaggggcagaggaagagggaaagggacaagcagactccccgccaaatGCTGAGGCCAaccgggggctcgatcccaggagcctgacatcaggacctgaaccgaagtcagacgcttaaccaactgagccacccaggcgccccaaggcagctcagcatttttttaaagggaggattctaaaacacacatacatacatacgtaagGATTCTACAgctaaaaatctttgaaaactatTATAATGATTGCTGGGCCTGTGCAAAGTATTTGGATAGTTATAAGTTAGttttttttgcaatttattttccATAGTCCAGGCCAGTAAAAATatccatgaaaaagaaatggtaggCATATGTTGCAAAGCCTGATAGCCTATCAACTCTTTAGAAAAAGACCTGTCTGTATTTGTGCCTTATTTTGATTTGTCATCATTTACTGCAGTTACCTTCATGGCAAACTCGTGAACTCTTTCACCAGCCCATactggatgtgtgtgtgcatccaCCAAACCTGTAATCAATAAATCAAATCATCTTTAAAGCTGAGAAACAGAAAGCCCTTAGATAGCAGGTAGACTATCCCGTACCACTCTTGGGAAAACAAGATGATGGTCAGCCATcttggaggagggtgggggacgAGGAATTTGTCTGTAGGTTCCCTCCACAGACAGGAGACAAGAAGACTCTCGGCATGGTTGGTCTAGAAGGCTTTACTGGAAGAGGGTGACTTGGCATGATGAGAATATCCATTAAAGAAATACAGCTCCTTTTGCCCACTAAGTCCACGCTCACCAAGCAAGCTTTTCAAACAGGATGTCGTATCTATTAGTTGAGCAAAACCACGGACTATATCACCAAGGAATAATCTGGGTGTGAAAACAGAATACAATCTCTCCCAactttgagaaggaaaaatatgaaatcagaaatatgaatcttccttcaaaaaagaaatgtagtttaATTGAAGAGAAACTATAAAGCAATCGTGTGAACCGTTTGTTTATCCAAACGGTTCACAACTCAAGTGAAGTGTGGCTttccataatatttaaaatacctgGATTAAATGGATTAAATCCATAATATTAAAATACCTGGATTAAGTGGATTAAATGTCTCATTAGTGGTTCTGATTGGACGAAAAATCAAGAATCTCTACTCAGATCGCTTTCTAGtattttctgctctttttcaTAAGCTTGCACTCTGACTTTATTTCCTGACTCCCAAGAGTTGGAAAATAGAAGCTCTATCAGATACGCAtagtagacattttaaaaatataaatcttagcTTCTATGTTTTGTGTAGGACTCAAAATTTGTGAAACTCATTTCAGAGGATTTCATGAAGCCAGAAAACATAATGTGGGAGATGATGGTTAAAAAACCGATTTTGTTGTCAATCATTAAGATATAAATAAACTTCAGTGAAATCTCTAGGGATTCCCTCCTCCCCTACTTTTTGGCCTAGAGATGTGTTGTTTCACACTCCATGTAAATTTAGAATCTATTCTAGTATTAGAAGCAGCAGCTTGCCCTCTCTGCATCCCATATGAAGTAGATTAGTAAAGTTCTTCCAACAGCTTTTGAACCTAAACACAACACAACCGGTTTCTCTTCAGCATGTGAGTGGGACAAAGTGACATAAGGAGTGGGTTTGATTCCCAGCTTGCCCTTTCCCTGTCCAGCAATCTTGGGTAAGATATTTCATCCCTAAACTGGAGTATTCTAATCCGTAACATGTAGATAAGGATACTTACCTTACAGGGCAGTTAGAAGGATTCAAGGTGAAAACATGTTTGCAAAGCACCTAGACATTCAGTAGTAGAAATTCAATgcatggtagctattattatattttaatattattttgagaCCCTATTTAAAAGAAGCTGCCACTCTTCCTCTTTACATTACTAAAACTAGTTGCAGAGCTTTACTGAAAAAAAAGGTTAATACCTGGCAAGATGCATTTCCCAGAACAGTCAATTCTTTCTTCGAACGTTTCTTCGGAAAACATTTTTTGGATCGCATCAGCAGGACCAATGGCTTTTATAAGCCCATCCctgaagaaaaatcaagaaataattaCCAAAGTTTGGGGAAATACTGTGGAAAAGCTGACTAAGGATTTAAAATATGTTGCCcatgtcttttggtatcagtcaacatatattctatttccttcttgcatctgtgtctttgaagaaaataaaatgactgcAGCCGCATGGAAGCCAAAGAGTCAAATCATATGTATATTTAGAGATGGCTAGTTGTTCCCCAAGATCAatgttcccttttccccacagtGCTAGATTCCTAAATTTTAGCTGAACACATGAACACCCAGAATAAAGCCTACATTTCTGGGTTTCCCGTCATCCAGGTGCCGCCATGTGACTAAATTCTAACCAATAGGTCTGTTTTCTCGTCCTATTTTCCACTGTCTGGAAGGTAGACGCCATAAGGAGAGGTGGAGTAGCCATCTTGGATGACGGAGTGAGAAAGGGTTGTGCAGAGCAGAGGAACATAGTAGGGCCTCAGAACTCCATAGAGTATGGCCATCAATTAGCCCTGGATTCCTACCTCTGTGCACTTCTGTGCACAGATGGGGCTGAGTGGGGCAAACCTCTCCCCAGTTAACtggtttttaacaaatttttaacaGTAACACTGGGAATGTTTTTATCCCTTTGTTAATTAAAAACACACGGTCCCTAAAAGCTGGACTCTTGCACAACCCTAAGCAGCCTCAGATAAGGGCTGAGGCCGTCTTGCGCGACCGCGGTGCGGCGGGGCTCTCCAATTCAAATCGGCATCGGAACCCCACTCCCACTGCAGGTTCCCCCTCCCAAACTTTGGCTGTTCTTTTAGTCACATCTAGCAGGAAGCACAGAGggttaaatgaaaaaacaactgaaagtgtcctctttttctgaatttcttatCAGCCCCAAACCATCACGATCTGAACGTCTTCCGTGGTTCTCAAATTTAGTATACAAAGGGGGTTGGGCTGGAGGGTGTTCTGTAAAAATTCAAAGTCCCAGAACTCCACCCCAGAGATGCTGATTCCAAAGACCTGGgggtagaggggaagagggacGGGGGTTCAGCCTGAGagcgtttgtttttttttttcaccgaATGACTACCCGAAGCTGTCACACAAGGTAGGTAGCAACAGGTGCCTGAAAGACAGGCCCGCGGTGGCTCCCTGGATGCGGGAAAGCTTTTACCCGCTTCCCTCCACAGCGCCCAAGTTAGGGAAAGGGGGCCAGGCCTGGCCTCGGCTGCCCGGTGCCCCCAGCACGCGGCCACTTACGTGCCCACCACGAGGCTGGCGCCCTCCAGCACGGCCAGGCTGCGCAGCGCGTCCCGCGCCAGGAAGCGCTCGCCGCGGCCGC
The sequence above is drawn from the Zalophus californianus isolate mZalCal1 chromosome 9, mZalCal1.pri.v2, whole genome shotgun sequence genome and encodes:
- the AMDHD1 gene encoding probable imidazolonepropionase isoform X1 codes for the protein MAGGHRLLLENARQVVMVCGRGERFLARDALRSLAVLEGASLVVGTDGLIKAIGPADAIQKMFSEETFEERIDCSGKCILPGLVDAHTHPVWAGERVHEFAMKLAGATYMDIHRAGGGINFTVEHTRQASEEELFCSFQERLQRMMRAGTTLVECKSGYGLNLETELKMLRVIERARRQLPIGISATYCGAHSVPKGKTAPEAADEIINSHLPKLKELGRSGEIHVDNIDVFCEKGVFDLSSTRRILQSGKEMGLQINFHGDELHPMKAAELGAELGAQAISHLEEVSDEGIVAMAMARCSAVLLPTTAYMLRLKQPRARKMLDEGVIVALGSDFNPNAYCFSMPVVMHLACVNMRMSMPEALAAATINAAYALGKSDTHGSLEVGKQGDLIIINSSRWEHLIYQFGGHHELIEYVVAKGKVIYKK
- the AMDHD1 gene encoding probable imidazolonepropionase isoform X3 translates to MAGGHRLLLENARQVVMVCGRGERFLARDALRSLAVLEGASLVVGTDGLIKAIGPADAIQKMFSEETFEERIDCSGKCILPGLVDAHTHPVWAGERVHEFAMKLAGATYMDIHRAGGGINFTVEHTRQASEEELFCSFQERLQRMMRAGTTLVECKSGYGLNLETELKMLRVIERARRQLPIGISATYCGAHSVPKGKTAPEAADEIINSHLPKLKELGRSGEIHVDNIDVFCEKGVFDLSSTRRILQSGKEMGLQINFHGDELHPMKAAEVLKQPRARKMLDEGVIVALGSDFNPNAYCFSMPVVMHLACVNMRMSMPEALAAATINAAYALGKSDTHGSLEVGKQGDLIIINSSRWEHLIYQFGGHHELIEYVVAKGKVIYKK
- the AMDHD1 gene encoding probable imidazolonepropionase isoform X2, whose translation is MSEACRLVFSFSTFPDLLGRPTVPGTKDGLIKAIGPADAIQKMFSEETFEERIDCSGKCILPGLVDAHTHPVWAGERVHEFAMKLAGATYMDIHRAGGGINFTVEHTRQASEEELFCSFQERLQRMMRAGTTLVECKSGYGLNLETELKMLRVIERARRQLPIGISATYCGAHSVPKGKTAPEAADEIINSHLPKLKELGRSGEIHVDNIDVFCEKGVFDLSSTRRILQSGKEMGLQINFHGDELHPMKAAELGAELGAQAISHLEEVSDEGIVAMAMARCSAVLLPTTAYMLRLKQPRARKMLDEGVIVALGSDFNPNAYCFSMPVVMHLACVNMRMSMPEALAAATINAAYALGKSDTHGSLEVGKQGDLIIINSSRWEHLIYQFGGHHELIEYVVAKGKVIYKK